GACGGCCCGCGCAAGGTCACCGGCACCGCGACCTACGCCTACGAATGGCACGACGTCGCCGAGCGCGCCGCCTACGGTCACGTGGTGGGCGCCGGGATCGCCAAGGGGCGTCTCGCCTCCATCGACATCTCTGCCGCGGAGCGCGCGCCGGGCGTAATCGCCGTGGTCACTGCTGCAAACGCCGGACCGCTCGGCAAGGGCAAGAAGAACACCGCCAGCCTGCTCGGCGGCCCGCAGATCGAGCATTACCACCAGGCGATCGCGCTGGTCGTCGCCGAGACCTTCGAGCAGGCGCGCGCCGCGGCCGGCCTGGTCCGCGTGGCGTATGTACGCGAGCCCGGGCGCTATTCGCTGACGCGGGAAATACCCCATGCAGTCACACCGCAGGAAAGCGAGATTCCACCCGATTCGGAAGTCGGCGATTTCGAAGGCGCGTTCGCCGCGGCCGAGGTCACGCTCGACGCCACCTACACCACGCCCGACCAGTCGCATTCGATGATGGAACCGATGGCGAGCCTCGCGGACTGGGACGGCGACCGGCTCACGGTGTGGACCTCGTCGCAGATGATCGACTGGTGGCGCAGCGAACTCGCCCGCACCCTGGGCATCCATGCCGACAAGGTGCGCGTCGTCTCGCCCTATATCGGCGGCGGTTTCGGCGCCAAGCTCTTCCTGCGCGCGGACGCCGTGCTCGCGGCGCTGGGCGCACGTGCCGCCAAGCGCCCGGTGAAGGTCGCGCTGCACCGGCCGCTGATTCCCAACAACACCACCCATCGCCCCGCCACGGAGCAGCGCATCCGCATCGGCGCCTCCCGCGACGGCACCATCACCGCGATCGGCCATGAAAGCTGGTCCGGAGACCTGCCGGGCGGCGGCCCGGAGCCCGCCGTCCAGCAGACCCGCCTGCTCTACGCGGGCGAGCACCGCATGAGCAGGCTACGCCTGGCCACGCTCGATCTGCCCGAGGGCAACGCCATGCGCGCGCCCGGCGAGACGCCCGGGATGATGGCGCTGGAAATGGCGATGGACGAGATGGCCGACAGGCTCGGCATGGATCCGGTGGAGTTCCGCATCCGCAACGACACCCAGGTCGATCCCGAGCAGCCCGGGTGCCCGTTCTCGCAGCGGCAGTTCGTGGAATGCCTGCGCCAGGGCGCGGCAAGGTTCGGCTGGGCGCGGCGCAAGCCGCACGGCAGCGTGCGCGAGGGCCGCTGGCTGGTCGGCATGGGCATGGCGGCCGGTTTCCGCAACGCGCCGGTGATGAAGTCCGGGGCGCGCGCGCGCCTGGACGGCGATGGCCGCGTCACCATCGAAACCGACATGACCGACATCGGCACCGGCAGCTACACGATCATCGCCCAGACCGCGGCCGAGACGATGGGCCTGCCTGTCGAGGCGATCGAGGTGCGGCTCGGCGACTCGGATTTCCCGGTGTCCGCCGGCTCCGGCGGCCAATGGGGCGCCAACAGCGCCACCGCAGGCGTCTACGCAGCCTGCATGAAGCTGCGCGAGGTCGTCGCCACGCGCCTGGAACTCGATCCCTCGACGGCCGAGTTCTTCGATGGGCGCGTGCATGCGGACGGGCGATCGGTGCCACTGGGCGAGGCGGCAGGCGACGGCCAGATCGTGGTCCAGGACGCGATCGAGTTCGGCGATCTCGACGAGCGCAAACAGATCAGTACCTTCGCCGCCCATTTCGTCGAAGTGGCTGTCGATGCGCTGACCGGCGAGACGCGCGTGCGGCGCATGCTTGCGGTCTGCGCCGCGGGCCGCATCCTCAATCCCAAGCAGGCGCGCAGCCAAGTGATCGGCGCGATGACGATGGGCGTGGGCGCGGCGCTGTGCGAGGAACTGGTTGTCGACGATGGCCGGGGCTTCTTCGTCAACCACGACCTGACCAGCTATGAAGTGCCGGTGCATGCCGACATCCCCGAGCAGGACGTCGTGTTCCTGGACGAGGCCGACGCGGACAGTTCACCGATGAAGGCCAAGGGCGTTGGCGAACTGGGCCTGTGCGGCGTGCCAGCGGCCATCGCCAATGCGATCCACAACGCGACCGGCATCCGCGTGCGCGACTACCCGATCACGCTCGACAAGCTCATCGATCACCTGCCCGGCGCCGCCTGATCCAGCGCTGAAGTGGTCGCGTGCGAATGCGTATGCGCGGGCACTGCAACGCGGTGCCCGCGCCCGCCGGAGAGGGACTGGCGCGAGGAGCGGCCATCGTGATCCAGCTCCGGGCCTGGTGCGCACCGGACCCGCCTGGCAGGACCACAAGGCGGGCTTCACACCGCGGGCAGCGGCAGGCTCAATCCACTGATCGGCGCATTCCGGGTCGACCGCGATGCTCGTGCCAAGCGCTGCGGCAGCGATCGCGCAAACCGCTAAAGCATCTCGACCGATGTCGCCCGGACGAGCACCTGGTCCTGCCGGAAGCGCTGCTCGAGCGTGCTGCGGTATTTGGCCCACCAGTCGCGGTCGACAATGTCGGTCATGGTCTCGAAAAGGACCACGTCATCGCGCTGGACCTCGCCATCGGCGTCTTCCCAGTCGCCGCGTGCCGGCGCACGGGCATAGGCCGTGGCCCCGCCGAAACGATCGGTCAGCTCGCGCCGCACGGTGTCGAACATCTCGCGTTCGAAACCTCTGCCGGCATTGTCGTAGAGGGGAAGAAACAACTGGATCAGGTGCATGGTGCAGCCCTCATGGCATCAGGCCCGGAACCTCGCCGCTGATCTCGCGGGCGAGAAAGCCCACCAGCCCCAGCCGTCGCGACAGCCGCGCGCCGGCCTTCGCGTGGAGATGCACGCCCCAGACGGCCGCCTGCTCCGGTGTCGCCCCGCGCGCAGCGAGACCGGCGATCAGCCCGGCCAGCACGTCGCCCGATCCGGATGTCCCCAGCCCCACACTGCCGGCGGTGTTGATCCACATGCGCCCGTCCGGCGCGGCGATATGCGTGGTCGGGCCCTTGAGCGCCAGCACGATGCCCCAGACCTGCGCGCATTCGCGGGCGATCCGCGCCGCGTCCGCCGCGATCGCGTCCTCGTCGGTGTCGAGCAATGCGGCCATCTCGCCTGCGTGCGGGGTCAGCACCAGCGTCGCGCTGCTGCGTCGGCGGCTCTCGCCACGCAGCGCGGCAAGATCGAGTGCGCCCGCGTCGAGCACCACGGTGGACGATGCCGCAGCCAGAACGGAGGCCACGACGCGACGCGTCGCCTCACTGGAGTCCATGCCCGGGCCGACCAGCACCGCGCTGGCGTGTCGCACGGCCTCCGCGCCCTCCTGGCCCAGCGTGCGGATATTGCCTGAAGCATCGCTGGGCAGACCCATCACCTTGCCCTCCGGCAATGCGATCGCCATCGGCAGCGCCGCGTTGCGTGCCGTCGCCACCTGCAGTTTCCCGGCGCCGGCGCGGAGCGCGGCAATGCCCGCCAGCATGGCCGCGCCCGGGATCTGCACGCTGCCGCCGATGACCAGCACCCGGCCACGATCCTCCTTGCTGGTGGAGGCGCGCGGATCGGGCAGCGGCCAGCCTTTGAGCAAAGCGGCATCGACCCTGCGCGGGTCGCCGGTCGCGGCGCCGCGGAGTGCCGCTTTCATCGCGGGCCAGCCGGCGTATCGGACGCCGTGGTCACCGGCGCGCCGGCTTCCTCGAGCGGGAGGGCCAGATTCGCAGTCCGCAGCGTGAACCGGCCTTCGGGATCCTCGCGATCCAGCGCGTACTCGGTGATCGAACAATTTGGCACATCGGCGTTGCGATCGATCTCGAGGATCCGGGCCTCGTCCATGCATTCGAGCAGGTAGCGGAAGCAGTTCACGATGACCTGGTGGGCGACGATCAGCACCCGGTCGCCGACGTGATCGCGGCGCAGCACTTCGGTCACGCTGCGCAGGCGCAGGATCACGTCGCACCAGCTCTCGCCGCCGGGCGGACGGAAGTAGAACTTGCCCACTGCGGCGCGCTGCGCGGCGAGTGCCGGGAATGTCGCGAGGATGCCGGCCACCGTGTAACGGTCGAGCACGCCGAACTCCTTCTCGCGCAGACGCTCGTCGACGAGGATGTCGCTGCGATCGATCCCGAGCGCATCGGCGACCGGATGCACGGTCTGCTGCGCCCGCACGAAGGTCGAAGTCATGATGACGTTCGGCCGACGCCCCGGCGGCAGGTCCGCGAACCACGCCGCCAGCGCCCGTGACTGGAGATGGCCGAGTTCGGACAGCGGCGTGTCCGCATCGCGGGTGTCGATGTCGATCAGGTGGGTCTGCGCGAGTTCAGCCGCGTCGCGCGCGACGTTCCCGGCGCTCTGGCCATGCCGGACGATCCACAGCTGGTCCGGCCAATCGGTATGGCGGAGACGGGCCATCGCTCAGCGCGGCCCATGCAAGCGATGCGACGTGTCCGAAGGCATCGCATCCGGGCCGGGGCCCTCGGCGCCGGCGGCGACCCAGGCCTGTTTCGCGCGCATGCGGGGCGGCGCGTGATCGAACTTCGTCATCGACATGTCCAGTGGGCGGCAGTGGAGCGTCGCGAGCAGATCGTCAAGGGCGTGCGAATCCCGGCCCGGCGCATGCACGGACGCAGGCGTGGCGGCGCAAGAGCGCCACGCGTCCGCAGCTTCAACCGCCTGCGAGTCCGCCACCTGCGCGGCCCGGCAGCGTGTCCTCGTCGTCATCGGCGTCCGGGTCGAGATCGCCGACTTCACTGTCGATGCCCGCTTTCTGGTCGGGTTGGGGGTGCGGCGCCTGTGTGTCCGGCTGCGGCTTCGTCTCGTCCTGTGGCTTCATGGCTGTGCCCTCGATACTGGGGGCACCGACGCTACCGCGCATGTCGTGAACGCAGCGCGGCTTGCGCGGGGAAACTCCGCGGAGCAATCGGTCCGCGGCCGCGGCGCACCGCGGGGGCATCGCCGAATCCTCAGCGCGGCGCCACCGGCCCTTGCGGCGCATGCGGCGCCATCAGCTCGACGATCCAGTCGATAAACACCCGCAGCTTCGCGCTGACGTGCCGGTTCGGCGGAAACGCCACCGACATGGGCATCGGCACGAGCGTCCAGTCCTCGAACAGCGGCACCAGCGCGCCGCTGTCCACGTGCGGGCTGGCCATGTAATCGGGCAGCCACAACACACCCAGGCCGGCGAGGCCGGCGGCCAGATAGGCGTTGCCGTCATCCACGGCCACCACATATCGCCCGTGCACGTCGACCGCCTCCGCGCCACGCCGCATCGCGAACGACAAGGGCCTGCCCGTGCGCTCCCACAGGAAGCCGACGATGCGGTGCTGCGAGTCTTCGAGTTCGCGCGGATGCGCCGGCGTGCCCATGCGTTGCAGGTATGACGGCGCCGCATGCACGCGCAGCTGCAGATCGCCGACGTGCCGGGCGACCAGCGACTGGTCGGTAATCGTGCCGCCGCGCACCACGCAGTCGACGTTCTCGCCAAGCAGATCGATGCGCCGGTCGCTGACGCCCAGATCGAGCTGGATCTCGGGATAACGCGCGTGGAAGTCCGGCAGTGCCGGCACCAGGATCAACCTCGCGAAGGGGCTGGGCACATCCACCCGCAGGCGGCCACGCGGCGCGCGCGCCGCGCTCGACAGGCTGGTCTCGGCATCATCGAGGTCGGCCAGCAGGCGCACGACGCGCTCGTAGTACACCGCGCCATCGGCCGTCACCGCCACCCGGCGCGTCGTGCGGTTGAGCAGCCTGACCCGCAGCCGCGCCTCGAGCTGCTGTACCAGCTGGGTCACCGTGGCGCGGCTGATGTGCAGCGTTTCGGCCGCCTTGGTGAAGCTGCCCGCCTCCACCACCCGGGCGAACGCCTGCATCGCGTCGAAACGGTCCATTCGGGGTCCAGCTGCGGGGATTGTTCGCATTCTACGAACAGTGCAGGACGGACCTCCATGTTTATCGCCGGCGCGGGGCGCAACAGACTGGATCGATCGCAGACACACGGGCCGCACCGGCCCCGAGGAGATATCCATGGCAACACGTGACGTCGTTTTCCC
The genomic region above belongs to Luteimonas chenhongjianii and contains:
- a CDS encoding LysR family transcriptional regulator; protein product: MDRFDAMQAFARVVEAGSFTKAAETLHISRATVTQLVQQLEARLRVRLLNRTTRRVAVTADGAVYYERVVRLLADLDDAETSLSSAARAPRGRLRVDVPSPFARLILVPALPDFHARYPEIQLDLGVSDRRIDLLGENVDCVVRGGTITDQSLVARHVGDLQLRVHAAPSYLQRMGTPAHPRELEDSQHRIVGFLWERTGRPLSFAMRRGAEAVDVHGRYVVAVDDGNAYLAAGLAGLGVLWLPDYMASPHVDSGALVPLFEDWTLVPMPMSVAFPPNRHVSAKLRVFIDWIVELMAPHAPQGPVAPR
- the paoC gene encoding aldehyde oxidoreductase molybdenum-binding subunit PaoC gives rise to the protein MKFDTPAGANPIDRMRVVGQPLDRIDGPRKVTGTATYAYEWHDVAERAAYGHVVGAGIAKGRLASIDISAAERAPGVIAVVTAANAGPLGKGKKNTASLLGGPQIEHYHQAIALVVAETFEQARAAAGLVRVAYVREPGRYSLTREIPHAVTPQESEIPPDSEVGDFEGAFAAAEVTLDATYTTPDQSHSMMEPMASLADWDGDRLTVWTSSQMIDWWRSELARTLGIHADKVRVVSPYIGGGFGAKLFLRADAVLAALGARAAKRPVKVALHRPLIPNNTTHRPATEQRIRIGASRDGTITAIGHESWSGDLPGGGPEPAVQQTRLLYAGEHRMSRLRLATLDLPEGNAMRAPGETPGMMALEMAMDEMADRLGMDPVEFRIRNDTQVDPEQPGCPFSQRQFVECLRQGAARFGWARRKPHGSVREGRWLVGMGMAAGFRNAPVMKSGARARLDGDGRVTIETDMTDIGTGSYTIIAQTAAETMGLPVEAIEVRLGDSDFPVSAGSGGQWGANSATAGVYAACMKLREVVATRLELDPSTAEFFDGRVHADGRSVPLGEAAGDGQIVVQDAIEFGDLDERKQISTFAAHFVEVAVDALTGETRVRRMLAVCAAGRILNPKQARSQVIGAMTMGVGAALCEELVVDDGRGFFVNHDLTSYEVPVHADIPEQDVVFLDEADADSSPMKAKGVGELGLCGVPAAIANAIHNATGIRVRDYPITLDKLIDHLPGAA
- a CDS encoding histidine phosphatase family protein encodes the protein MARLRHTDWPDQLWIVRHGQSAGNVARDAAELAQTHLIDIDTRDADTPLSELGHLQSRALAAWFADLPPGRRPNVIMTSTFVRAQQTVHPVADALGIDRSDILVDERLREKEFGVLDRYTVAGILATFPALAAQRAAVGKFYFRPPGGESWCDVILRLRSVTEVLRRDHVGDRVLIVAHQVIVNCFRYLLECMDEARILEIDRNADVPNCSITEYALDREDPEGRFTLRTANLALPLEEAGAPVTTASDTPAGPR
- a CDS encoding NAD(P)H-hydrate dehydratase, encoding MKAALRGAATGDPRRVDAALLKGWPLPDPRASTSKEDRGRVLVIGGSVQIPGAAMLAGIAALRAGAGKLQVATARNAALPMAIALPEGKVMGLPSDASGNIRTLGQEGAEAVRHASAVLVGPGMDSSEATRRVVASVLAAASSTVVLDAGALDLAALRGESRRRSSATLVLTPHAGEMAALLDTDEDAIAADAARIARECAQVWGIVLALKGPTTHIAAPDGRMWINTAGSVGLGTSGSGDVLAGLIAGLAARGATPEQAAVWGVHLHAKAGARLSRRLGLVGFLAREISGEVPGLMP